A single region of the Xenopus laevis strain J_2021 chromosome 4L, Xenopus_laevis_v10.1, whole genome shotgun sequence genome encodes:
- the wbp11.L gene encoding uncharacterized protein LOC379655 — MGRRSTSSTKSGKFMNPTDQARKEARKRELKKNKKQRMMVRAAVLKMKDPKQIIRDMEKLDEMEFNPVQQPQLNEKVLKDKRKKLKETFERILHLYEKENPETYKELRKVEIDYEHKRSQLSQYFDAVKNAQHVEVESIPLPDLPHAPSNILIQDIPLPGAQPPSILKKTSAYGPPGRGVSMPFPPGHGVPRLPPGKKPPGPPPGPPPPQVLQMYGRKVGFALENIRRRDEEARYSPESGQRGHHDGSSSSEDEGYPIEMEQDKDEEGSTDDESDSNQSDGRDSEEEEYAPEEERKGHNVRFADAPEKSRKKRKKNVKDLTPLQAMMLRMAGQELAEEEEDHDAEEYSSSSSSEDNSDSEETPRPEDAESTENSTSAPMTVPPPVTVPPPPLSMPPTMMTGPPPLGPPPVPPHRPPGPPSGMPPGPPPGAPPFLRPPGLRGPPPRLLPPGPPPGRPPGPPPGPPPGLPPGPPPRGPPPRLPPPAPPGMPPPPRPMMRPPLGPPPGTAPPGLFPPAPLANPGVLSAPPSLIQRPKSDESGATIEKKATATISAKPQITNPKAEVTRFVPTALRVRRENKGSVAASTPKKPEEEVVRPVSKAGPKTGAHIQVKTKDDMYEAFMKEMEGLL, encoded by the exons ATGGGGCGGCGATCCACTTCGTCCACCAAGAGTGGGAAATTCATGAATCCCACAGACCAAGCCC ggaagGAGGCGAGGAAGCGGGAACTGAAAAAA AACAAGAAGCAAAGGATGATGGTTCGAGCagctgttttaaaaatgaaagacCCAAAGCAGATTATCCGGGATATGGAGAAACTTGACGAGATGG AGTTCAATCCTGTTCAGCAACCCCAGCTCAATGAAAAAGTCCTGAAAGATAAACGTAAGAAACTCAAAGAGACATTTGAACGAATTCTCCATCTGTATGAGAAGGAGAACCCTGAAACGTACAAGGAGTTGCGCAAAGTAGAAATTGATTATGAGCACAAGCGATCTCAACTCAGCCAGTATTTTGATGCTGTTAAA AATGCTCAACATGTGGAGGTGGAAAGTATTCCACTGCCAGATCTGCCCCACGCACCCTCCAATATTCTCATTCAGGACATCCCACTGCCAGGAGCTCAGCCGCCCTCTATTCTTAAGAAGACCTCTGCCTATGG TCCTCCAGGTAGAGGAGTCTCCATGCCTTTTCCCCCAGGGCATGGAGTTCCACGTTTGCCCCCTGGAAAAAAACCTCCAGGGCCACCTCCTGGACCACCTCCCCCACAAGTTCTACAAATGTATGGGCGCAAGGTTGGCTTTGCTCTGGAAAACATTAGAAGGAGGGATGAGGAGGCAAGGTACAGCCCTGAATCAG GGCAAAGAGGCCATCATGACGGATCTAGCTCAAGCGAAGATGAGGGCTATCCAATTGAGATGGAGCAGGATAAAGATGAAGAAGGCAGCACTGATGATGAGAGTGACAGTAACCAATCTGATGGTAGAGACAGCGAGGAAGAAGAATATGCTCCGGAGGAAGAGAGAAagg GTCACAATGTGAGGTTTGCCGATGCCCCAGAAAAATCTCgcaaaaagagaaagaagaatgTCAAGGATCTGACTCCGCTGCAGGCAATGATGTTGCGCATGGCTG gCCAGGAGTtagcagaagaagaggaagatCATGATGCAGAAGAATACTCAAGCTCATCATCCTCTGAAGACAATTCAGACTCAGAAGAGACTCCGCGTCCTGAAGATGCTGAAAGCACTGAAAATAGCACTTCAGCACCAATGACTGTTCCCCCACCTGTTACTGTACCACCACCTCCACTGTCCATGCCACCTACTATGATGACAGGACCTCCGCCACTTGGTCCTCCTCCAGTTCCACCCCACAGGCCACCTGGACCACCATCTGGAATGCCTCCAGGTCCACCTCCAG GTGCTCCTCCATTCCTAAGGCCTCCTGGACTTCGGGGCCCACCACCACGTCTGCTACCGCCTGGACCACCCCCTGGCCGTCCACCTGGCCCTCCTCCAGGTCCTCCACCAGGTTTGCCCCCAGGACCACCTCCTCGAGGACCCCCTCCTCGTCTACCTCCACCGGCACCTCCAG GTATGCCTCCGCCTCCCCGTCCAATGATGCGTCCTCCATTGGGACCCCCTCCAGGCACTGCTCCCCCAGggcttttccctccagcaccccTTGCAAACCCAGGGGTGCTGAGTGCCCCTCCAAGCTTAATACAGCGTCCCAAGTCAGACGAAAGTGGAGCCACTATTGAAAAGAAAGCAACGGCCACCATCAGCGCAAAACCACAGATCACGAATCCCAAAGCTGAGGTTACGCGCTTTGTGCCCACTGCACTCCGTGTTCGCAGAGAAAATAAAGGCTCAGTGGCAGCTTCAACGCCGAAGAAACCAGAAGAGGAAGTTGTTAGACCAGTGTCTAAAGCAGGTCCTAAAACTGGAGCACACATTCAAGTGAAGACCAAGGACGATATGTATGAAGCGTTTATGAAAGAAATGGAAGGTCTCCTTTAA